Genomic segment of Microbacterium sp. M28:
AGGGTCGGACGGTTGTTCTCGACGTCGATGCCGTTCAGGGCACGGGCGATGCCGAGGCGCAGGGCGCCGGCCTGGCCCGAGTCGCCGCCACCCGAGATGCGGGCGATGACGTCGTATGCACCCTGCAGGTTCAGCACGGTGAACGGGTCGTTGATCAGCTGCTGGTGCAGCTTGTTCGGGAAGTAGTCCTCGAGCGTACGGCCGTTGACCGTGATCGTGCCCGAGCCGGGGACGAGGCGCACGCGGGCGATGGCCTGCTTGCGACGGCCGACGGCAGCACCGGGGACGCTCAGCACGGGGCGAGGAGTCGCCTCCGCCGCTGCTTCGGTCTCAGGCGTAGCGGTCGAGAAGTTCTGCGGGAATTCGGTGGAGTCCTGGATGTCAGCCACGAGTATGTCCTTAGTCGTTGCGGCGCTTACTGGGCGACCTGGTCGAGGGTGTACGTCTGGGGCTGCTGGGCGGCGTGCGGGTGCTCGGCACCCACGTAGACCTTGAGCTTGCCCAGCTGCTGGCGGCCGAGGCTGTTCTTCGGGAGCATCCCTCGGATGGCCTTCTCGACGGCGCGGACGGGGTTCTTCTCCAGCAGCTCTTCGTAGGAGACCTTCTTCAGGCCGCCCGGGTAGCCGGAGTGGCGGTAGGCCATCTTCTTCTGAAGCTTCTGACCGGTGAGCGCGACCTTGTCGGCGTTCACGATGATGACGAAGTCACCCGAGTCGAGGTGGTTGGCGAAGGTGGGCTTGTGCTTGCCGCGCAGGAGCGCTGCAGCGTGCGAGGCGAGGCGACCGAGAACGACGTCGGTGGCGTCGATGACGACCCAGTCACGCTGGATCTGCCCGGCCTTCGGGGTGTAAGTGCGCGTCACGATAGTGCTGCTTTCTTGTTCGAACGGAGGAGTTCGTGAATCCCACTCCGGGGTGGTTCTCACCGAAACTCGGGGGAACACGCCAGTGGAGGGCTCACGTTCGCGGTGCCGCAGTATGGCACCAAAGGGCTAGCTTACGGCATCCGGAGGCGAATGCCCAAACCCGGGAGTGTCGCCTACTCCAGCCGCGCCGTGATCAGGATCGGGCGGTGATCGCTCGCCCGCTGCGGCAGCGTGCGGATGCTCTCGATATCGAAGCCCTCGGAGGTGGCGAAGTCGTAGTGCCCCTTGAACACGCGGTAGCGCGTGTAGGTGCGTTCGTCCGACAGCGTCAGCGTGTACCCGTGGTCGCGCACGGTCTGGCCGAGGTTCTCCTTGAACACCGGGTAGTTGTAGTCGCCGACCATGAGGATCGGGATGCCGGGGCCCAGGCGCTCGAGCTCGGTGAGCGCGCTGCGGATCTGGTTGCGGCGCAACGAGTTGAGTGCCGTCAGCGGTGCGGCGTGGAACGACGCCACGATCATCTCGCGGCCGTCGTCGATGTCGTAGAGCCGCACGCCCATCACACGCTCGTGCGCCGGCTTGAGCATCCGATCGTGCAGCGACTTCTTCAGCTCGATGGCTCGCAGCGAATGAAGCCGGAACGTGTTCTCGCGGTAGAAGACGGCGAGCCCGAGGCGATTGCCCTGGGTCGCCTGGGCGAGGACGAGGTCGCCGACGCGATCGGGAAGCGCAGCCACGTCGCACTCCTGCAGGCAGAGGATGTCCGCACCGTGCTCGTCGACGAGGGCATCGAGTTCGCCGGCGGCCCGATGCTTGCGCAGGTTGTAGGAGATCACCTTCATCGTCTCTCACGCTAGACCCTGAGGCTGAGCACGGGGTAGCGCCTCGGCGTACGGAGATCGAACGACGTCACTCGTCGTCGACGGGCTCCCCCAGCATCGATCCGTCGGTGTCGCGCCGCGCCCTGGTCTGCTCCGCGCGCGCCGAAAGCAGCCCCTCCGCGGGATAGCCGACCTCGGTGAGCGTGAGCCCGCGGGCGGCCAGCACCTTGAACTCGCTCGTCCGAACCAGCGCGTCGCGCAGGACCACGACGTCGGCGACATCCAGGCGTCCCTCCCCCACGGCAGCGCACGCTCCGACGAGCGCACGCACCATGCTGTGGCAGAACGCGTCCGCCTTCACTTCGGCGATGAGGACGCCGTCGTCATCGCGGCGCCAGCGGTAGTCCAGGAGGGTCCGGATGGTGGTCGCCTCTTCGCGCGCCTTGCAGTACGCCGCGAAGTCGTGCAGCCCGATGAGCGTGCGGGCCGCGGCATCCATCGCCTCGACGTCCAGGGACCCGCGGATGCTGGTGGTGTCGTTCCTGCGCATCGGATCGAACCCGGCCGCGTCGTCCGCGAGACGGTAGCGATAGCGACGCCAGACCGCCGAGAACCGCGCGTCGAAGCCGTCGGGCGCGAGAGCGGAGCGCGTGACCGTGACGTCCGGGTACGCGCCGAGCACACCTCGCATGCGACCGGCGATGGACCCAGCCGGATCGTGCGCGGCCCGGCCGTGCCGCGCCTCGATGCGCGACCATTGGGCGTCGTCCAGATCGACGTGCGCGACCTGTCCGCTCGCGTGCACTCCGGCATCCGTGCGGCCGGCGACGACGAACTGCACATCGGAACCGACGATGCGCGCCAGCGCCGCCTCAAGTGTCCCCTGAACCGTGCGCAACCCCGGCTGCTTGGCCCAGCCCCGGAAATGGGTGCCGTCGTAGGCGATGTCGAGGCGGATTCTCACCCGCCCAGCCTAATCGCGCCCCAGCATCCGATCGGAGTTCTCGGCGACCCAGCCGACCAGCGGGAGCATGCGTTCCATGAGGTCCTCGCCCAGCGGGGTGAGGCTGTACTCGACGTGCGGAGGGACCGTGGGAAGCGACTCGCGATGAACGAGACCGTCTTCGGTGAGAGTGCGCAGGGTCGAGCCGAGCATCTTCTCGCTGATGCCGACGACGGTGCGACGCAACTCGCCCCACCGCAGCGTGCCATCGGAGAGCGCCGAGAGCACCAGCACGCCCCACTTGCTCATGACGTGGTCGAGGACGACCCGCGTGCTGCAGCCTTCTTCGAAGACACCCGGCGCGGTCTCCTTTATCTGCGCAAAACTCACCGTCATGTGGGTACCTTACATCAAAGTGGGTACCCATGATCGGGAAGGTTGCACCCGGCTCGCGAGTTGCGCAGGAGGTCACCACGAAAGGACACTCCATGACCATCCTCGTCACCGCAGCCACCGGCAACCTCGGCCGCCTCGTCATCGACAGCCTCCTCTCCCGCGGCACCGACCCCGCATCGATCGTCGCCGGGGCACGCGACACCACGAAGGCCGCGCCGCTCGCGGATCTCGGCGTCCGCGTCGCCGAGCTCGACTACGACCGCCCGGAGACGGTGACGGCGGCGATCGACGGCGTCGACGCGGTGCTGCTGATCTCCGGCTCCGAGGTCGGCCGGCGCGTCGACCAGCACAAGGCGGTCGTCGACGCCGCGAAGGATGCCGGAGTCGCCAAGCTCGTCTACACCAGTGCCCCGAAGGCGACCACGAGCGACCTCGTCCTCGCTCCCGAGCACAAGGCGACCGAAGAGATCATCGAAGCGTCCGGCGTCCGCGCGGTGATCCTGCGCAACAACTGGTACACCGAGAACTACGCCGGCGACCTCGCGCAGGCCTCCGCGACCGGAGTCCTCGCCGCGAGCGTCGGCGACGGCCGAGTGGCATCCGCGAGTCGAGCGGACTTCGCGGACGCCGCCGCCGTCGTGCTGCTCGAAGACGGACATCTCGGTCAGGTGTACGAGCTCGGCGGTGACGTGGCGTGGACCTTCACCGACCTGGCGGCCGCCATCTCGGAGGTCACGGGTCGCCCTGTCGAATACACCCCGCTGTCGACCCAGGAGCACGCTGCCGCACTGCGGAACGCGGGGCTGGATGCCGGCACGATCGGGTTCGTCACGGCGCTGGATGCCGGCATCCGCACCGGCGCCCTGGCCGACACGGACGGCACGCTCGCCCGCCTGATCGGGCGCCCGACGACGCCCCTCGTCGACGGCCTCCGCGCCATCGCCTGACAGCCGCGTCGACCGCGGATCGCCGGTGCGGTGCCCACGAGACGCCGCGCCGGCGATCACCGCTGGACGAGGTCGAGGCCCGCACCCGCGAACTGCCGGAGCGTCGCGTCCGGCAGGAACGCACGTGTGAGCGCCGCGCCGATGCGCGGCAGATCCGCCTCGTCCCGGTACAGCAGATGCAGCGTCTCGTAGCGGGGGTGGAACTTCTCCTTGAAACGGTGGAGGGAGCGGAACCCGTACAGCGGCTCGAGCGCATCGGCGAGACGTGTGCTCAACTCGGCGATCATGCGCGCGTCCGGCGGGTAGTCGTGGGCGAGCGGCGCGCCGGACAACGACATGATCTGCGCCCCCTCATCGCGGAACGCGGCAGCCGACATCCCGATCAGGTATTCCATGACCGGCGGGAACCCGCCGTCCCGCCGTCGCATGAGGTCGAGCGTCCACCCGCGGACCGCGCCCTCGCCGTAGACCGGCAGCCAGGACAGGAACCCGTCCACGTCACCGCTCGGGGAGACGGCGAGCGCGACGCGCACCTCCGGATCCTCGGCCTCATCGAGCGTCCCCAGCGTGAAGCCCATCTCCGGCAGGCCCTTGTCCCCCACCCAGGATGCAGAGATCGCCTGCAGCTGCGCCCGCACTCCCCAGGGCTCGTCCTGAAGCCGGCTCATCCGGAAGGTCATGTCCTCCCGTCCGGCCCGATTCATCGAGGTCCGAACCGCGCCCCACCTCTTCCCCGTGAACTCGAGACCCACCAGGTCGACGATCGTGTCGTCAGCGACGACGAGGCTGCGCCAGGATGCCGGTACCGCTCGGCAGGTCGGCTCGCCGGCGCTGAAGAAGCAGGGCGTGAGCCCCGCGCGTTCGGCGAACGCGATGAACTCCCCGACGGATTCGGCCCGTCCCGCTTCGGGGCCGAGCGGGTCGGCGAGCGCGATCGCGACCCCGGCGTGACGCTGATACGCGACGAGCCCCGCTGACGTGCGCGAGTACTGCATGCCCTCCCACGTCGTCATCCAGGACAGCGTGCCGCCGCCGTGCGCCCGAAGGGTCTCCTTCACCTCATCGACAGGGGCCGGGTCGCCGGCTCCCAGCGTGCCGCGTCGCCTCGCGTGGAAGGCGCGTCGCACCCAGATGAGGTAGATCATCAGCACGAGCGCGACGGCGCCGGTGGCGATGTCGATCGACACGTCGCCGCTGATGGCGTCTTCGATTCCGACGGCGCGTTCGAGGGCGATCAGAGCGGCGAGCAGTGCGGCGAGCAGCACGTTCACCGCCAGCAGGATGAGCGCGATGACCCAGGCCCAGCGACGAGCCCGGCGCAGTCCGTTCGCGATCACGAGGATGATGACGACATCCAGCACAGTCGTCCAGGGCGACCCGGACAGCGGCTCGGAGGTGCCGAACGGCCCGTCGGTGGGGACGAGGGCGAAGATGATGTCGATCGCGGCGAAGGCCAGCATCCCGATGAAGGCGATCAGCCGCTGCTCCCGCACGGTCGTCCGCTGCACGCGCAGCGAGCGATCGACGAAGAGCACGAGCAGCAGCGCGGTCATGTGTTCGAGGTCCGCCACCGTTCCCAGGAACAGCAGGGCCACCGTCGCCGTCGCGATGAGGACGAGCCAGACACGGACGCGCCAGGGAGACCGAAGCAGCCCTGCGGCCGCGCCCATGCACGCGAAGGCGCCGGCGCTGGCGCCGACGTCGAGCGACCCCGCCTGCTCCTGGGCCCAGTGCCATTGGGGTGCCAGCGCGCACAGCCAGAGCACGAGCGCGGAGGCGAACACCGCGAACAGCTGACCGATCCAGAAGTACAGCAGCGCGATCTTCCACCCGCGCAGGTACTCGAGAACGGCAAGCCCCCACAGCCCGATCAGCGTCGGCAGATACACCCACGGCTGGACGACGAAGAACGTCCCCGTGATCGGCGTCCACCAGCGTCCGGCTTCGAGCGCCGGCAGGCCGTAAGCCACGGCGTCGAACGCGTCGCTCTGCTCGAACGGCATCCAGAGCCCCCGCCAGACCACGCCGCACACCAGGATGGCGAGCACGAGCGCGAGCGTCACCGGGAATCGGGTCAACACGACTCGAAGGCCGGCTGCGAAGCGGTGGGTGACGCGCGTCATGCGATCAGCGTAGCGAGTCGGGACGGACCGTCATCGGCCCTATCCGACCGCCGTCCAGACGCCGAAGACGCCGCCGACCGGTGAGGTGCCGTCGCTCTGGAATCGGACGGTGAGGATCGGGATGCGCCGACCGGCGGCATCCTGCGCGAAGCCGCCGCGCTGGTCGTTCTTGAATCCGCCTGCCGCGAGGATCTCGCGTGGGATCTCCTCTACCCGCTCGTAGAGCGCGCCGTCGCCGTGCGGATCCTGGATGGTCTCGTTCCGCCACCGCCTGCCGTTCACGAGCACGTCGAAGGTGCGGCCGGCATCCCGGCCGCTGTATCGGATGCCGAGCAGGGTGCTCGCCGCGTCCGGATCGACGATGAGGTCGTACTCGAAGAACGCGCCCTCCTCGGCATCGGCCTCGCGGTACTGCTCGCCGTCGCGCACACCGACGCTCGACCGGTGGAAGCGATGGTTCTTGTCCGCCTCCGAGTTGTTGTTGTCGAACGACGTCAGCGCGTCGATCACGCGGGGCCCGATCGACGCGGCTTCCGGCACCGTCCCGCGTTCGACGAGCGTGACGTACGTCGCGTAGCGGACGCCGTACAGACTGAAGTAGGGCTCCCAGATCAGGGAGGCCGACTCCTCGTCGACGCCGCGCAGCGCGAACCGCATCGTCGAGAACCCGCCAGCGCCCGGCCCGTCCGGCAGGCGCACCAGGTTGTCGGCGATGGACGTCTTCCACTCGGCGGGGTCGTCGACGACCACCTCGCCCGCAAGCGACGGATCCGCGACCCCCATCTGCACCAGGACGCCCGCCGTGTACGTGGCGTCGACGTTCTCCCGGCTGAGTTCCGTCGCCAGCAGCACCGGGCCGTATGTGAACGCGACCCAGTTCTCGTTCTCGGTCCCGCCGTCGATGCGGACTTCGGCGGGCAGCGTGTACAGGACCTCGTCTCCTGCGGACACGGCGACGGCGAGGTACCCGCTCTCCGCCTCGGCCGGGGCGGGCCGACCGTTGACGGTCAGGACCGGCGCACCCGCGATCCACGACGGTACCCGCAGGCGCAGGATGCGCTCCCCCGCCGGCCGACCGTCGTCGAGCCTGTCGACGCGGATGCGCACCGACTCCTCCCGAGGCACGTCGGCCGTCTGCGTGAGCCGCAGGTTCCGCTCCGGCAGGCGCAGTTCGCTCGAGCGGAACTGGTTCACGACGACGGCATCCCCATCGAACGCGAAGATGCCGTCTCCGAGCTTGGTGAAGCTCTCGATACCGGTGCCGTGGTCGCACCAGAACTGGTCGTACGGTTCGCCGAACACCTTCGCGTACCCGGCTCGCTGCGGCTGGAAGTACGTCACCATTCCCGTCTCCGGGTTCTGGGACGCCAGGACGCTGTTGAGGAACGTTCCTTCGTCGTAATCCGCGTACCGGACCTCGCCGGTCAGGGCGAACAGGGCTCGGCTGAGCTTGAGCATGTTGTACTCGTTGCAGCCCTCGGCTGTGGAGTTCTCGCCGTACCCCGTGACGGCACCGTTGTTCGCGCGCGCGAACAGGGTCCCTGCGGCGTGGAAGTGCTCGGACTGACTGTTGCCGCCGTTCGCGTAGGTGTGCTCGGCGACGACGATCCGCCAGAAGTTCTCGGCCGCCGCTCGGTGCATCTCGAGATCGGGTCGGTCGGCGTCGCTCGCTGCCTCGGTCAGCACCGTGTACCGCATCAGCGCACCCACCAGCTTCGGGATGGTCGTGTTGGCGTGCCGCCCGGCGAGCACATCATCACCGGCCGCGAGGCGACGGAACAGCTCGGTCTCGTCGAACCGTTCGGCCGCACGGCGATGCACCGCCTCCCCGGTGATCGCATGCAACCGGTACAGCGCCTCGTTCATCCCGCCGTACTCGGTGTCGAGAATGACAGCCGGGTCGTCCAGGGACGCGGCGTAGTCCTCGACCCAGGCGCCGAATCCGCTCGCGACGCGCAACGCCACCGCGCCGATCTCGGCGGGCGCGTATCGATGGGCATCGAGCAGGCCGGCGAGCACCTTGTGCAGGTTGTAGAACGGAACCAGCAGGCCGTCTCCTCCGCCGGGCAGCAGGTCGATCGGGAACGGGGACACGTAGCCGGCGGCATCCGGATGCGCGACCGCGTACGCGGCCTGGCACCGATCGAGACCGTGGACCGCCGTGCCGAGGCGTTCGAGGATCGCACCGCGGGTCTCGGGATCCTCTGTCGACGCGTACGCCTGCGACAGCGCGGAGATCACATGCCCGAAGAAGTGGCCCTGGAAGCGCGTGCCCTCTTCGCGTTCCCATCCGCCGTAGCCCTCGGGCGTCGTCGGGGGAAGTCCGGCGAGCCGGTAGAAGGAGAACAGCAGCCGTTCCGGGTCGAGGCTCAGAACGTATTCGAGCGTCCTGGCGGCGGCGTTGCGCAGATAAGGATCCTGAACGGTCACGTCTTCGAGACGGGCAGGCACGAGAGGCATGGGTCCGATCCTGCCATGGATGTGACCGGTCACGGGAGAGTGATCGGAATCGCGAGAGACCGTTTTCGATTGCGGACATTATCTGTCCTGAACCCTCGAGAGACTGAAGTCCTCAACCAACGAGAGGACCGACCATGACGATTCTGGTGACCGGAGCGACGGGCAACGTGGGGCGACGCATCGTGGCGCAGCTGGCTGAACGGGGCGAGAGCGTCCGCGCCCTCACACGCCGTCCGGATCGTGCCCGGTTCCCCGACGGCGTCGTCGCCGTGCAGGGCGACCTGACCGATCTCGACAGCATGCGCGCTGCCATGGAAGGGTGCGAAGCCGTGCATTTCATCACGTTCGACGGGGCGACCGGTGCGCCGCTGCAGAACGGCGAGGAACTCGTGGCGCTGGCCGCGGCGTCCGGGGTCCGGCGCGTCAGCGTGCTCGGCGGCTGGAACGAGAGCACGCTCGAGCCGGCGCTGCGTGCGGGAAACGTGCCGTGGGCGCAGCTCGCGCCGGTCGAGTACATGACCAATGCGCTGGACTGGGCCCCGGAGGTCGCCGGGCATCGGCGGGTCCGCACGCTCGCCGATTGGCCGAGCGCGATGATCCACGCCGACGACATCGCCGCGGTCGCCATCGTCCTGCTCACGCAGGACGGGCACGACGGGCAGGTCTACTATCTGACGGGGCCGGAGGCGCTGACGCCGGCCGAGCGTGCGGCACGCATCGGAGCTGCCCTGGATGAGCCTGTCGAGTGGATCCATCTCACCGAGGACGAGGAGCGCGAACGCCTCCGGTCGCTCGGTTACGGCGAGGAGTACGTGGCCTTCGGCGTGGAGCTGGCGAAGAACCCGCCGCAAGTCGGCCAGATCGTCCAGGATGCGGTCACGCGCCTCACCGGACAGCCGGCGCGGACGTTCGCGCAGTGGGCACGCGAGAACGTCGACGCCTTCCGCGGGTGACGGCGGCGGGTGGGCCGGGATTCGTCCGGCCCACCCTTGTGCGTCAGTCCTTGCTGGAGAAGGCGGCGTCGAAGGCCG
This window contains:
- the rplM gene encoding 50S ribosomal protein L13, whose product is MTRTYTPKAGQIQRDWVVIDATDVVLGRLASHAAALLRGKHKPTFANHLDSGDFVIIVNADKVALTGQKLQKKMAYRHSGYPGGLKKVSYEELLEKNPVRAVEKAIRGMLPKNSLGRQQLGKLKVYVGAEHPHAAQQPQTYTLDQVAQ
- a CDS encoding endonuclease/exonuclease/phosphatase family protein, producing the protein MKVISYNLRKHRAAGELDALVDEHGADILCLQECDVAALPDRVGDLVLAQATQGNRLGLAVFYRENTFRLHSLRAIELKKSLHDRMLKPAHERVMGVRLYDIDDGREMIVASFHAAPLTALNSLRRNQIRSALTELERLGPGIPILMVGDYNYPVFKENLGQTVRDHGYTLTLSDERTYTRYRVFKGHYDFATSEGFDIESIRTLPQRASDHRPILITARLE
- a CDS encoding glycoside hydrolase family 127 protein, which gives rise to MPLVPARLEDVTVQDPYLRNAAARTLEYVLSLDPERLLFSFYRLAGLPPTTPEGYGGWEREEGTRFQGHFFGHVISALSQAYASTEDPETRGAILERLGTAVHGLDRCQAAYAVAHPDAAGYVSPFPIDLLPGGGDGLLVPFYNLHKVLAGLLDAHRYAPAEIGAVALRVASGFGAWVEDYAASLDDPAVILDTEYGGMNEALYRLHAITGEAVHRRAAERFDETELFRRLAAGDDVLAGRHANTTIPKLVGALMRYTVLTEAASDADRPDLEMHRAAAENFWRIVVAEHTYANGGNSQSEHFHAAGTLFARANNGAVTGYGENSTAEGCNEYNMLKLSRALFALTGEVRYADYDEGTFLNSVLASQNPETGMVTYFQPQRAGYAKVFGEPYDQFWCDHGTGIESFTKLGDGIFAFDGDAVVVNQFRSSELRLPERNLRLTQTADVPREESVRIRVDRLDDGRPAGERILRLRVPSWIAGAPVLTVNGRPAPAEAESGYLAVAVSAGDEVLYTLPAEVRIDGGTENENWVAFTYGPVLLATELSRENVDATYTAGVLVQMGVADPSLAGEVVVDDPAEWKTSIADNLVRLPDGPGAGGFSTMRFALRGVDEESASLIWEPYFSLYGVRYATYVTLVERGTVPEAASIGPRVIDALTSFDNNNSEADKNHRFHRSSVGVRDGEQYREADAEEGAFFEYDLIVDPDAASTLLGIRYSGRDAGRTFDVLVNGRRWRNETIQDPHGDGALYERVEEIPREILAAGGFKNDQRGGFAQDAAGRRIPILTVRFQSDGTSPVGGVFGVWTAVG
- the truA gene encoding tRNA pseudouridine(38-40) synthase TruA produces the protein MRIRLDIAYDGTHFRGWAKQPGLRTVQGTLEAALARIVGSDVQFVVAGRTDAGVHASGQVAHVDLDDAQWSRIEARHGRAAHDPAGSIAGRMRGVLGAYPDVTVTRSALAPDGFDARFSAVWRRYRYRLADDAAGFDPMRRNDTTSIRGSLDVEAMDAAARTLIGLHDFAAYCKAREEATTIRTLLDYRWRRDDDGVLIAEVKADAFCHSMVRALVGACAAVGEGRLDVADVVVLRDALVRTSEFKVLAARGLTLTEVGYPAEGLLSARAEQTRARRDTDGSMLGEPVDDE
- the rpsI gene encoding 30S ribosomal protein S9; its protein translation is MADIQDSTEFPQNFSTATPETEAAAEATPRPVLSVPGAAVGRRKQAIARVRLVPGSGTITVNGRTLEDYFPNKLHQQLINDPFTVLNLQGAYDVIARISGGGDSGQAGALRLGIARALNGIDVENNRPTLKKAGFLSRDARVIERKKAGLKKARKAPQYSKR
- a CDS encoding winged helix-turn-helix transcriptional regulator; translation: MTVSFAQIKETAPGVFEEGCSTRVVLDHVMSKWGVLVLSALSDGTLRWGELRRTVVGISEKMLGSTLRTLTEDGLVHRESLPTVPPHVEYSLTPLGEDLMERMLPLVGWVAENSDRMLGRD
- a CDS encoding SDR family oxidoreductase: MTILVTAATGNLGRLVIDSLLSRGTDPASIVAGARDTTKAAPLADLGVRVAELDYDRPETVTAAIDGVDAVLLISGSEVGRRVDQHKAVVDAAKDAGVAKLVYTSAPKATTSDLVLAPEHKATEEIIEASGVRAVILRNNWYTENYAGDLAQASATGVLAASVGDGRVASASRADFADAAAVVLLEDGHLGQVYELGGDVAWTFTDLAAAISEVTGRPVEYTPLSTQEHAAALRNAGLDAGTIGFVTALDAGIRTGALADTDGTLARLIGRPTTPLVDGLRAIA
- a CDS encoding bifunctional lysylphosphatidylglycerol flippase/synthetase MprF; this translates as MTRVTHRFAAGLRVVLTRFPVTLALVLAILVCGVVWRGLWMPFEQSDAFDAVAYGLPALEAGRWWTPITGTFFVVQPWVYLPTLIGLWGLAVLEYLRGWKIALLYFWIGQLFAVFASALVLWLCALAPQWHWAQEQAGSLDVGASAGAFACMGAAAGLLRSPWRVRVWLVLIATATVALLFLGTVADLEHMTALLLVLFVDRSLRVQRTTVREQRLIAFIGMLAFAAIDIIFALVPTDGPFGTSEPLSGSPWTTVLDVVIILVIANGLRRARRWAWVIALILLAVNVLLAALLAALIALERAVGIEDAISGDVSIDIATGAVALVLMIYLIWVRRAFHARRRGTLGAGDPAPVDEVKETLRAHGGGTLSWMTTWEGMQYSRTSAGLVAYQRHAGVAIALADPLGPEAGRAESVGEFIAFAERAGLTPCFFSAGEPTCRAVPASWRSLVVADDTIVDLVGLEFTGKRWGAVRTSMNRAGREDMTFRMSRLQDEPWGVRAQLQAISASWVGDKGLPEMGFTLGTLDEAEDPEVRVALAVSPSGDVDGFLSWLPVYGEGAVRGWTLDLMRRRDGGFPPVMEYLIGMSAAAFRDEGAQIMSLSGAPLAHDYPPDARMIAELSTRLADALEPLYGFRSLHRFKEKFHPRYETLHLLYRDEADLPRIGAALTRAFLPDATLRQFAGAGLDLVQR
- a CDS encoding SDR family oxidoreductase gives rise to the protein MTILVTGATGNVGRRIVAQLAERGESVRALTRRPDRARFPDGVVAVQGDLTDLDSMRAAMEGCEAVHFITFDGATGAPLQNGEELVALAAASGVRRVSVLGGWNESTLEPALRAGNVPWAQLAPVEYMTNALDWAPEVAGHRRVRTLADWPSAMIHADDIAAVAIVLLTQDGHDGQVYYLTGPEALTPAERAARIGAALDEPVEWIHLTEDEERERLRSLGYGEEYVAFGVELAKNPPQVGQIVQDAVTRLTGQPARTFAQWARENVDAFRG